The following coding sequences are from one Aethina tumida isolate Nest 87 chromosome 2, icAetTumi1.1, whole genome shotgun sequence window:
- the LOC109607937 gene encoding protein TFG-like yields the protein MDIKSDLDLSGKLIIKVQLGDDIRRIPIHNEAITYDELVLMMQRVFRGKLSSNDEITLKYKDEDGDLITIFDSSDLSFAIQSSRILKLQILLGSNLKSDPSTISVGDVRKLKSQLRSLRDEVNKMLDTLDGNAGDNINKTETKDDPITTDDNPSNTVLNKVNSSEFDPLQDKNQHKNGTEEHKEPPKPASTPQQQQPTSEPNSRPQSVAMAGPGSHPPQTVASTNHSNHVDYFNRTTMGGNYPQMQYGTPYPSQFNYPSGYVMDSSQVPSSTAYTTNPGTAGTQGSHPYPTQQQQQYSHPPGGVVYPPQGQGNPYSKGFTQPSPQHGYMPPRQ from the exons atggaTATTAAAAGTGATCTGGATTTGAGTGGTAAACTAATCATCAAAGTTCAGTTAGGAGATGATATTAGAAGAATTCCTATTCACAATGAAGCAATCACATACGACGAACTAGTGTTGATGATGCAAAGAGTATTTAGAGGAAAGCTTTCATCAAATGACGAAATTACATTGAAGTACAAAGATGAGG ATGGTGACCTAATTACTATATTTGATAGTTCTGACTTGTCCTTTGCTATACAAAGTAgtcgtattttaaaattacaaatattattgggTTCAAATCTTAAATCTGATCCATCAACAATCTCAGTTGGTGATGTCAGAAAACTGAAGTCACAACTAAGATCACTTAGAGATGAAGTAAACAAAATGTTGGACACTCTGGATGGAAATGCTGgagataatataaataagacaGAAACTAAGG ATGATCCTATTACAACAGATGACAACCCATCAAATACAGtacttaataaagtaaattccaGTGAGTTTGATCCACTGCAAGATAAAAACCAGCACAAGAATGGTACTGAAGAACACAAGGAACCTCCAAAACCAGCTTCAAcaccacaacaacaacaaccaaCCAGTGAGCCAAATAGTCGACCACAATCAGTTGCTATGGCAGGACCTGGAAGTCACCCACCCCAAACTGTGGCATCAACAAATCACAGTAATCATGTGGATTATTTCAACAGAACAACAATGGGTGGCAACTACCCTCAAATGCAGTATGGAACACCATATCCAtctcaatttaattatccatCTGg GTATGTAATGGACAGTAGTCAGGTACCGTCTTCCACGGCTTACACAACTAACCCGGGAACTGCAGGAACACAAGGCAGCCACCCATATCCCACACAGCAGCAGCAACAATATTCTCATCCTCCTGGTGGAGTGGTGTATCCGCCTCAGGGTCAGGGTAATCCATACTCCAAGGGATTTACGCAACCGTCGCCTCAGCATGGATACATGCCACCTCGTCAATAA
- the LOC109594605 gene encoding cyclin-dependent kinase 10 encodes MSTMLKKSPNKTKDSENGAEPSQPITKKGILTSFLTGKPMNIPDTDVLGRCRFVSEFEKLNRIGEGTYGIVYRAKDSISDKIVALKKVRMDQERDGIPVSSLREIQVLLNCRHENIVHLKEVVVGKSLESIFLAMEYCEQDLASLLDNMQAPFTESQVKCIMLQVLRGLRYLHHNFVVHRDLKVSNLLMTDKGCVKIADFGLARWFGVPLRPMTPHVVTLWYRAPELLLQAPTQTTSVDMWAAGCILGELLGHKPLLPGRSEIQQLELIVDLLGTPSDSIWPGFSDLPALQNFSLKQQPYNNLKQRFPWLSAAGLRLLNFLFMYDPKKRATAEECLQSSYFKEPPLPCDPKLMPTFPQHRNIKGSKSSIDTSNTGAGDQTNNLPAISELLGSIVKKRRIE; translated from the exons ATGAGCACCATGTTAAAGAAat ccCCCAATAAAACCAAAGATAGTGAAAATGGTGCAGAGCCATCACAACCTATAACGAAAAAAGGAATCCTCACGTCTTTTTTAACAGGAAAACCAATGAATATACCAGATACAGACGTT TTAGGCAGATGTAGATTTGTCTCTGAATTTGAAAAGCTTAATCGCATTGGAGAGGGTACATATggaatagttt ATCGTGCCAAAGACAGCATATCTGATAAAATTGTTGCACTTAAGAAAGTTCGGATGGATCAAGAGAGAGATGGAATTCCTGTTAGTAGTCTCAGAGAAATACAGGTTTTACTGAATTGTCGACATGAAAATATTGTCCATTTGAAAGAAGTTGTAGTGGGCAAAAGTTTGGAGag TATATTTTTGGCTATGGAGTATTGTGAACAAGACTTAGCATCTCTGTTAGACAACATGCAAGCTCCATTCACAGAATCCCAAGTGAAGTGTATAATGTTGCAAGTACTTAGAGGTTTGAGATATTTACACCACAATTTTGTTGTACATAGAGATTTAAAAGTATCTAATCTATTGATGACAGACAAAGGCTGTGTAAAAATAG CCGACTTTGGTTTAGCAAGATGGTTTGGTGTACCATTGCGCCCTATGACACCTCATGTTGTCACATTGTGGTACAGAGCACCAGAATTGTTACTTCAAGCCCCCACACAAACAACCAGTGTGGATATGTGGGCTGCAGGATGTATTTTAGGTGAACTACTAGGACACAAACCTTTACTACCTGGCAGATCAGAAATTCAACAATTAGAACTAATTGTAGATTTATTGG GAACACCATCAGATTCAATATGGCCTGGATTCAGTGATTTACCTGCTTTGCAGAATTTCTCATTAAAACAACAACCCTACAATAATCTGAAACAAAGATTTCCTTGGCTATCAGCAGCTGGACTTCGCTTATTGAACTTCTTATTTATGTATGATCCGAAAAAACGTGCCACTGCTGAAGAGTGTCTTCAGAGCAGCTACTTTAAGGAACCGCCATTAC ctTGCGACCCTAAACTGATGCCGACATTCCCTCAACATAGAAATATTAAGGGATCAAAATCTTCAATAGACACTTCAAATACAGGTGCAGGAGatcaaacaaacaatttaccTGCAATATCAGAATTG ctCGGCTCCATTGTAAAAAAGAGACGTATAGAATGA